GAAGATGACGCGGCCAGGCGTGGTCACGACCAGGCTGCCGGTGCCGGTACCGTCGGCACGGCCGTGGGCGGGGATCCGAACCTTGACCCAATCGTGGAGGTGGACGCCGCCCTCGTGGACGGCGAGCACGACCTCGTCGGCCGAGCTGTACGCCCGCAGCTTGGCGGCGTCCTTGGGCGCCTGCTGGCGGGTGGCGGTGAGCCAGTAGCAGCCGAGCACGACGTCCTGGGTCGGCGAGACGACGGGATGCCCGTCGGCAGCGCTCAGGATGTTCTGGCTCGACATCATCAGGTTGCGTGCCTCGGCGATGGCGCCCGAGAAGAGCGGCACGTGGACCGCCATCTGGTCGCCGTCGAAGTCGGCGTTGAAGGCATGGCAGACCAGGGGATGGATCTGGATCGCCGAGCCCTCGACCAGCACCGGCATGAAGGCCTGGATGCCCAGACGGTGAAGGGTGGGAGCGCGGTTGAGCAGCACCGGGTGCTCGTGGATGACCTCGTCGAGGACGTCCCAGACCTCGGGGCGCACACGCTCCACCATCCGCTTGGCGGACTTGATGTTCTGGGTGTAGCCCTTCTCCACCAGGTCGCGCATCACGAATGGCTTGAACAGCTCGAGCGCCATCTTCTTGGGCAGACCGCACTCGTGCAACTTCAGCTCGGGGCCGACCACGATGACCGAACGGCCCGAGTAGTCGACGCGCTTGCCGAGGAGGTTCTGGCGGAAACGGCCCTGCTTGCCTTTGAGCATGTCGCTCAACGACTTCAGCTTGCGGTTACCGGTGCCTGTGATGGCACGGCCGCGACGGCCATTGTCGATGAGGGCGTCGACGGCCTCCTGGAGCATCCGCTTCTCGTTGCGGACGATGATCTCGGGTGCGCCAAGCTCCAGCAGCCGCTTCAGCCGGTTGTTCCGGTTGATGACGCGACGGTAGAGGTCGTTGAGGTCGGAGGTCGCGAAGCGGCCACCGTCGAGCTGAACCATGGGGCGCAGCTCTGGCGGGATCACCGGGAGCACGTCGAGGATCATCCAGGTCGCCGACGCGCCTGACTTGCGAAAAGCCTCGACCACCTTGAGCCGCTTGATCGCCTTCTGCCGCTTCTGGCCGGAGTTCGACTTCGACTCCTCGCGCAGGATGGCGGATTCCTGGAGCAGGTCGATGCGGGCCAGCAGGTCGTGGATCGCCTGCGCGCCGATGCCCGCCTTGAACACCTTGCCGAACTTTTCGGTGAACTCGCGGAACTCCTGATCAGACAGCAGCTGCTTGACGTAGAGCGAGTCGAGCTGGGTCTTGGACGACTCGATGTCGCCCGAGAGGCCCTCGGTGTCCTTCTTCAGCTGGCTCGTGAGAACGCCGGCTTTCTGCTCGTAGTCCTCACGCCACTTGGCGATCTCTTCGTCGGACTTGCCCTTCAGCTCCTGCTGGCGCTTCTTGGTAGAGGCCTGGACCTGGTCGATCTTCTTCTCGACCTGCTTCGGCAGCTCGCGGGCCAGCTTGTCCTCGAACATCACGCCCTTCTCGATGATGACCTGTTCGTCCTCACCTTCGCCGATGGTGAAGTTGGTTGCGGCCTTCTTGCCCTTCTGGGCCTTGATCTTCTCAACGAGTTCCTTGGCACGCGAGGTCATCGCGTCGACGGTCTCGTCGAGCGATTCCTCCAGCCCCTTGATCTTGGCCTTGGTGTCTTCCTGCTTGGCCTTGACCCGCTGGTCCAGCTCTTCCTTGAGCTCCTTCACTGCCGTGTCGCGCTCCTCCTGGAGCTTGATCACCCGGTCGTTGTGCTGAGGTGAGGACTTGGAGAGGTACTCCTTGCGCGCCTCCTCATCGATGTGCGTGACGATGTAGTTGGCGAAGTAGAGGACCTTCTCCAGGTTGCGTGGCGACATGTCGAGGAGCAGGCCCATCCGCGACGGGATCCCTTTGAAATACCAGACGTGGCTGACGGGTGAGGCCAGCTTGATATGCCCCATCCGCTCCCGCCGGACTTTCGAGCGGGTGACCTCCACGCCGCACTTGTCGCAGATGATCCCCTTGTAGCGGTAGCGCTTGTATTTGCCGCAGTGGCATTCCCAGTCGCGCTGCGGGCCGAAGATGCGCTCGCAGAACAGCCCGTCGCGCTCAGGCTTGAGCGTGCGGTAGTTGATCGTCTCCGGCTTGGTGACCTCGCCGTGCGACCACGACAGGATGGTCTCCGGCGATGCCAGAGAGAGCTTCAGTGCGTCGAAGTTTTCCAGTTTCAGTGTCATTGATTACCTCAAAGAATCAAGCGGATTCTGCGCGGCGCGCGGCGCGCCGGTCGCCCATTGGTCCGACTCATCGATCTCATCGCGCTCGAGGTTGATGCCCAGGTCGAGCGGCATCTCGCTCATGTCGTCTTCGGAAAGGATGACCTGCTTCTCGCCGTCGGACTGGATCTCGACACCCAGCGCGAGGCCTTCGAGCTCCTTCACCAGCACCCGGAACGATTCCGGAATGCCCGCCTCGAGCGTGTTCTCGCCCTTGACGATGGCCTCGTAGGCCTTGACGCGGCCCACGATGTCGTCGGACTTGACCGTCAGGATCTCCTGCAGGATATGCGAGGCGCCATAGGCTTCGAGCGCCCAGACCTCCATCTCCCCAAACCGCTGGCCGCCGAACTGCGCCTTGCCGCCCAGCGGCTGCTGGGTGACCAGCGAGTAAGGACCCGTCGAGCGGGCGTGGATCTTGTCCTCGACGAGGTGAGCGAGCTTCAACATATAGATGTAGCCGACCGTCACTTCGTGGTCGAACTGCTCACCGGTGCGGCCGTCGCGCAGCGTGATCTTGCCCGACTCGGGCAGGCCCGCCCGCACCAACTCCTTCTCGATCGTTTCCTCCGACGCGCCGTCGAACACGGGCGTCGCAACTTTCAAGCCCAGCGCGTGCGCCGCCCAGCCCAGGTGCGTCTCCAGCACCTGGCCCAGGTTCATGCGGCTCGGCACACCCAACGGGTTCAGCACCAGCTCAACCGGCGTGCCATCCGGCATGTAGGGCATGTCCTCGGCGGGAAGGATGCGGGCGATGACGCCCTTGTTCCCGTGCCGGCCGGCCATCTTGTCGCCCTGCGCGATCTTGCGCTTCTGGGCGACATAGACCCGCACCAGCTGGTTGACGCCGGGCGCGAGCTCGTCCTTGGTTTCGCGGCTGAAGATCTTGACATCGACCACAATGCCGCGCTCGCCGTGGGGCACGCGCAGTGAGGAATCGCGCACCTCGCGCGCCTTCTCGCCAAAGATGGCGCGCAGGAGGCGCTCCTCGGCCGAGAGCTCCGACTCGCCCTTCGGCGTGATCTTGCCGACCAGGATGTCGCCCGGATGAACCTCGGCACCGATATAGACGATGCCGCGCTCGTCGAGATTCTTCAGCGTCTCATCGCTGACGTTGGGGATGTCGCGCGTGATCTCCTCGGGGCCCAGCTTGGTGTCGCGGGCCTCGATCTCGTACTCTTCGATATGGATCGAGGTGTACTTGTCCTCGCGGACGACCGACTCAGAGATCAGGATCGCGTCTTCGTAGTTGTAACCCTCCCAGGGCATGAAGGCCACCAGGATGTTGCGGCCCAGCGCCAGCTCACCTTCGGAGGTGGCCGGACCGTCCGCCAGCGGCGTGCCGGCGACGACATGCTGACCCGCCTTGACGATGACGCGCTGCGAGAGGCAGGTCCCCTGGTTGGAGCGTTCGAATTTGTGGATGGGATACCACTGCTCTGCCGAGCCGTCATCCGGCTTCAGCAGGATGCCGAGCTCGCGCTTGAAACTATCCAACTTGGCCGCGGGCGAGTCCGCCGGCGGCGGGGCGGCGCACGACACGACGGTGCCGTCCACCTTGGCCACGATCAACTCGCCGGAGTCCTTGGCGGCGGCCCACTCCATGCCGGTGCCCACGATCGGCGCCTCGGTCACGACCAGCGGCACCGCCTGGCGCTGCATGTTCGAGCCCATCAGGGCCCGGTTCGCATCGTCGTGCTCCAGGAACGGGATCAGCGCGGTCGCGACACTGACCGTCTGCTTGGGCGACACGTCCATGTACTCGATGCGGTTGACGTCCGCCACCAGGAAAAGGTTCTTGGTGCGGGCGGTGGTCCGCTCCTCCGTGAAGTGACTGTCCTTGTCGAGCGGCGCGTTCGCCTGCGCCACGACAAAGTGGTCCTCTTCGTCGGCCGACAGGAACTCGACCTCGTCGGAGACCCAGGCGTTGATCGGAATATCGCCGGCCTTCCCCTTGACGAGCGACTCCACCAGGTCGCGATCGAGCAGATCGCCCTTCTTGCCGAGCTTGGTCTTGCGGTTGGCGGAATCCAGCACGTCGTCGCGCAGCGTGCGGCCCACCAGCTTGTCGCGGTGCGCCTTGTCAGCGGGCATCGTGCTGTACACGCGGCGGAAGGGCGTCTCGATGAACCCGTACTCGTTGACGCGCGCGAAGGTTGCCAGCGAGCCGATCAGGCCAATGTTCGGACCTTCCGGGGTCTCGATCGGGCAGATGCGGCCGTAGTGGGAATGGTGAACGTCTCGAACATCGAAGCCGGCGCGCTCGCGCGACAGGCCGCCAGGGCCCAACGCCGACAGGCGGCGCTTGTGCGTCAGCTCGGCCAGCGGGTTGGTCTGGTCCATGAACTGGGAAAGCTGGCTCGACCCGAAGAACTCCTTGATCGCCGCCACCACGGGGCGCGCGTTGATCAAGCTGGCGGCAGTCACGGTGGCCGCGTCGCAGATCGTCATGCGCTCCTTGATGATGCGCTCCATCCGGATCAAGCCCATGCGGAACTGGTTCTGCAGCAGCTCGCCGACGGCGCGCACCCGGCGGTTGCCCAGGTGGTCGATGTCATCCGGCTCGCCGGTGCCGTTGTTCAGCTCGATCAGCTTGCGGATGATCGCGATGAAGTCGTCGTTGGACAGGGTGCGGACATTCATGTCCGTGCCGAGGCCCAGTCGCCGGTTTAGCTTGAAACGACCCACCTTCGAGAGATCGAAGCGGCGCGGGTTGAAGAAGAGCGCCGTCATCAGCGCCCGCGCGTTGTCGACTGTTGGCGGGTCACCGGGGCGGATCTTCTTGTACATCTCGACCAGGGCGTCATTGACGTCGGTCGAAGAGTCCTTCTCCAGGGTCGACTGGATGAACTTATGCTCGCCGTTGTTGTCGACGTCGGCGAAGAGCGCCTTGATCTCGTTGTTGCTGCCGTAGCCGAGCGCGCGCACCAGCGTCGTGACGGGAATCTTCCGCTTGCGGTCGATCTTGACCGTGAGCACGTCCTTGCCCGAGGTCTCGATCTCGAGCCAGGCGCCGCGATTGGGGATCAGCTTGGCCGCGTAGAGCATCCGGCCCGAGGCCCGATCCTCGCTGCTGGTGAAGTAAATGCCGGGAGAACGAACCAGCTGGGAGACGACCACCCGCTCGGTGCCGTTGACGATGAACGTGCCTTCCTCGGTCATGATCGGGAAGTCACCCATGAAGACTTCCGATTCCTTGATCTCACCCGCGTTTTCGCCGGTGCGGATCGTCAGCCGGGTGTTGATCCGCAGCGGAGCCGCGAACGTCATGTCGCGGTTGCGGCACTCCTCCTTGTCGAACTTGGGCTGGCCGAACTCGTAGTCCAGGAATTTGAGCTCGTAGTTCTTGCCGGTGTAGTCGGTGATCGGGTTGATCTCTTCGAACAGCTCGCGAAGCCCCTCGCGCTTGAACCAATTGAAGGAGCGGATCTGGGTCTCGATCAACTCGGCGACCGGAAGCATGTCCGGAATGCGGCCGTAGGTGATTCGAGAAGAGCCGTTGGAGGAAGGCTGAATCATGGACTCTCCTTTAGATGAAGCAGGAAAAAATGGTGGGCAGGCTGGTGGTGCTAGGGACGCGGAAAAGCAACCCTGGAAGCACCGAACGGCAATAGTAACAGGAGCCTACCCAGGCTGTCAAGCGCGCAAACAGGCTCGCCGCGAAACCGGAACAGCTTCGCGAGCGGCCCAGGGCGGGTTCCCTGGGGCGGGAATCGGGTCAGGTCGCCGATCTGAGATCCGTCAGACTAATCGGCGGTTAGTCTAGCACTCCATCTCCCCCAGGGGAAGGGGTTGCGAAACTCCGCCGGGCGCCTCCCGCTCAGGGCCCAAAGGGCGACGTCGGCTGCTGGATCCCGAACTGGGAAAGGCCTGGAATCGGCACCCCCATGACCCAGGTCACGAAGGCCAGAATCCCGGCCAGGATCAGGACGAAGAAGAGCATCCAGCGGAACATGGTCGGCCCTCCGGGAAGAACAACGGCATCCGCCCACCAAAGCTTAGGGAGCCCGGCCGACCGGTATAACAAGGCGATGTACACCGACCTGGCCGTCGTCGTGCTGGCCGGCCTCCTCGGCCCTCTTCTCGCGTCCGGCCGGCGGTTGCGGGTTCCTGTGCTTGTCGGGGAGCTCATCGGCGGGATCCTGCTCGGGCGGACCGGCCTGCACCTGATCGATCCCACCACGCAGCCCTTTCCGGTGTTCGCCTCGCTCGGGTTCGCGATGCTCATGCTCGAATCGGGAGCCGAGATCGATCTCGGCTCGAAGCTGCTGCGCGATAGCGCGGTTCGGGCGGGACTGGCCTTCCTGGTGACCCTGCTGGTGGCCATCCCGGCCGGCCTCCTCATCGGCGTGTGGGTGGGGTCGACCCACGTGGCGCTCTTTGTCGTCCTGCTCGCTGGAAGCTCGGCCGCCGTCGCGCTGCCCACAATCCGCGAGGAAGGGCTGACAGGCCCCGCCATCACGCTCGTCATCGCCTGGATCGCGCTCGCCGACGCCATCACCGCACTCCTGATGCCCCTCGCACTGACCAGCGCCAGCCGGATCCCGGCGGCGCTGCTCGGCGACGGGCTGATCATCGCCGCCGCTGCGCTGATCATTGCGCTGGGTCGCCGCTTCTTTGGCTCCGGTCCCGCCCAAGGGGCCAAGCGTCTGTCGAAGCAGCGCCACTGGGCCCTGCGGCTTCGGCTTTCCGTGCTGATGCTGCTTTTCCTAGGGGCGATTGCGGAGCACACCGGCGCCAGCCTCCTCGTGGCGGGCTTCGCCGCCGGCATCGTCCTCCGCCAGTTCGGCGAGCCGCACCGCCTCGCCCTCGAACTCACTGGGCTGGCGACCGGGTTCTTCGTCCCGACCTTCTTCGTCCTGCTGGGCGCCAGTCTCGATTTGAAGGGGTTGGCACGCTCACCTTCCGCCATCGCGCTGGCAATTGGGATGGCACTGGCCGCCACCGTGGTGCACGTGGTGGCGGCGATCACGGTGGGCAAACGCCAGCGGCTCGCGGCTGGCCTTCTCGCCTCTGCGCAGCTCGGTCTCCCCGCAGCCGCCGCCGCGCTCGGACTTGCTACGCGGGCGCTCAGCCCACCGGTCGCGACCGCCCTCGTCGCGGGTGGATTGCTCACCTTGATCCCCGCGACGACCGGCGCCCTGCTGCTCGCCCGCGCGGCGACCAACGAGGCGGCACCGCCAACGTAGTACGCTCCCGATCATGCCCGCCAAGCCCGCGAAAGAGACCTGGAAGAAAGAACCCGACGACCATGACTACCCGGCGGCCGAGGACTATTTGAGCCTGCTCATGCCGCCCGCCCAGGCCAAGCGAGTCGTCCGCCGGCTCCGCACGGCTCCGCTCGTCACCCGCAAGGCGAAGGATCTCTTGCGAGCCAGCAGGCTACGCGTGCTGGCGCCGGAAAATTTTCACGTCGCCCACGATCTCCAGAAGGTCAAGGCAGGAAAGCAGCTCTCTCCCGTGCTGCTGGTTCGTGGCCAATTGAGTTCCGAGGTCCCGCTCACGATCGCCGACGGCTACCACCGGGTCTGCGCCAGCTATCACCTGGACGAGGACGCCGATATTCCCTGCCGGATCGCCGATCTGACGAAGTCCTGACCCGGGACGATCCTTAGATCCAGCCCTTCCGGCGGTAATACAGGAGCTGAAGGGCGGTCGTCGCCAGCATGACGCTCACCGCCAGCACCCAGAAGGTCCAGGTCGGCGCGATATGGGCCACCAGCCAGGCGAAGTTCATGCCAAAAAAGCCGGTGATGAAGGTCAACGGCAGGAAGAGGGTGGCAAAGACAGTGAGCCGGGTGATGACCTGGTTGAGCCGGTTGGACACGGTCGACAGGTAGACGTCCATCGCGCTGGTGAGCAGGTCACGCAGCGAGTCCACCGTCTCGTACTGGCGAATGATGTGGTCGTAGACGTCGCGGTAGTAGATCGTCATGTCCTGTCCGCCTTCGAGGCCGACCGTGTGGGTGGTCAGCCGCTGGAAGACGTCCCGCTGCGCTCCCAGCACCTTGCGCAGGTCGATCACCGCCCGCTTGAGATTGGTGAGACTGCCCAGGCTGGCCGGTTCAGCCTTAAGGACGATGCTCTCCTCGAGCCGCTCGGTGGCGTCGTCCACCTGGTCGATCACCGGGAAGATCGCGTCGACCAACTGGTCAACCACCAGGTAAAAGAGGAACGGCAGGTTGCGGTGGGCGAGGTCGGGGTTGGCTTTGATCCGCTCGCGAAGGCGGTCGAGCGGCGGTGACGGCTCGAGGTGGACGCTGACCAGGTACTGCGGCGAGAGAAAGAGGTGTTGCTCGCGAATCTGGATCCGCTCGCCATCGAACTCGGCGGTGAAGAGGACGACGAAGACGTAGCCCGTGTACTCGTCGAGCTTTGGTCGCTGGTTCTGGTGGCGGATGTCCTCGAGCGCCAGCGGGTGAAACTTGAAGGTCTTCTCGAGCAGCTCGTAGTCCGAGTCGTCGGGACTCTCGATGTCCAGCCAGAATCCCTGCTTGCCTTCGGCGAGGCAGGTGGCGATGGACTCGGCCTGAGCGTCGACCAGTGGGCCCTGCGTCGAGATCAGGTGCCTGGGCACGGCCTCACGTTTCCCGCAGCGAGGGTGGGGAGGGGATCAATCCCCTTCCCCGCTACTTGATTTCGGCGCCGGCGCCTGCGTCCTTCAGCTTCTTCAGGACGGCTTCGGCCTCTTCGCGGTTGACGCCCTGCTTGACCGGCTTGGGCGCCTGGTCGACCAGGTCCTTGGCTTCCTTGAGACCCAGGCCCGTGATCTCGCGGACGACCTTGATCACGCCGATCTTGGCGTCTCCCGCCGAGGTCAGCACTACCTGGAACTCGGTCTGCTCGGCTTCCGGAGCGGCTGCGGCCACCCCGCCGGCCGGCGCCGCCGCCACGGCCACCGGGGCCGCGGCCGTTACGCCAAACTCGGTTTCGATGGCCTTGATGGCGTTCATGACATCCACCACGGTCCATTCCTTCAACGCGGAGACGAAATCGTCGACACTGACTTTTGCCATTGGTTCCTCCTAACTTGTGGCCGGCGCCGTGGCCGGTGACTGCGATTCTTTCTGGGTGCGAACGGCATCGATCGTACGGGCGAGCGTGGAGATCGGGGCCTGCAGGATGCTGGCCAGGTTGCCCAGGGGAGCTTGCATCGCGCCAAGCAGGCGACTCAGCAGGATCTCCCGCGAGGGGAGGTCGGCGAGCTCGGTGACGGCCTCAGCCTTGATCACCTGGCCTTCGAGCAGGCCGGCCTTGATCACCATCTTGCGGTTGGCCCGAATGAACTCGTTGAGGATGCGGGCCGGCGCCGAGACGTCATCGGCGGCGAACAGCAGCGCCATCGGCCCGACCAGCTCGGCGCTGAGCGGTTCGTAGCCCGCCGCCTTGGCGGCGCGCCGAGCCAGGGTGTTCTTTACCACGATCATCTCGATACCGCCGCCTCGCAGCTTGCTGCGGAGGTCGCGCATCTGGCCGACCGTCATGCCGCGATAGTCGGCGAGCACCGCAGTCGACGTGGCCTTCAGCCGGGCGGTGATGTCCGCGACGGTCGCGGCCTTCTCCGCCTTCTTATCGATCTTCTCGTCTTTCTTCTTGAGTCCTGTGGCCAATAAAAAAACCTCCTTCGCTCAACAGGCGAGGAGGCCGTTATCGCATCCTGCTCGCCTGCGCTGGACATTAAGCCGGTCGGGCCGGCACCAGCGGTCTTCGGCTATTCAGTTGTGGAGCGTGAGTATATCAGGCGCCGTTCTTGGTTGCTTGCAGGGCGCCTCGGATGAGTTCCTTGACCGCCGCGGCACCCGCGGCCTCGGGCGATGTCAACTTGACATGCCGGATACCCACCCCCGTTCCCTCGAGCAGTCCCTCCGGATCCGGCAGCCCGGCACCATTCGCCAGGCCGAGGTTGACCCGCTCGCGCTGCGGCGAGATCACCGCAAAGACGTCCTCGCGACCGGCGCCCGCGCCGTACTGAATCACCTTCCATCCCACAAAGACCTTCTCCGTCGCGTTCGGCAGGACCGAAAGGATGACCTCGCGCGCCTTGACGGCGATCTCGCGGACCTGCGGAGCGTAGCCCTTAAGGAAGGTATCGACCGCGGGGTCACCGGTTTTCGTGTTAGCCATCGGACGCCGGGTTGTGGCTAACTCATCCGGCCGGCGGCAGCCGGGTCGACCGGGACGCTCGGACCCATCGTGGGCGACAGGTAGACGGACTTCAGGTACTGCCCTTTGGCCGAGCTCGGCTTGGCGCGCACCACCGCGTCCATCAGAGCGGCGAAATTATCCTTCAGCTGCGTTTCGCTATAGGAGGCCTTGCCGATGTTGGTGTGGATGATGCCCGTCTTGTCGACGCGGTACTCGATCCGGCCTCCCTGAATATCCTTCACCGCCCGGCCGATATCGAAGGTGACGCTGCCCGCCCGCGGGTTCGGCATCAGGCCACGCGGCCCCAGGATCTTGCCCAACCGGCCGACCTGGCCCATCATGTCGGGCGTCGCCAGCGCGACATCGAAGTCAAGCCAGCCTTCCTGGATCCGCTTGACGAGATCCTCGGCGCCGACATAGTCGGCTCCAGCCTCGGTCGCCTCGCGGGCCTTCTCGCCTGTGGCAAACACCAGCACCCGACGCTTCTTGCCGGTGCCATGCGGCAACACCACCGAGCCGCGGACCATCTGGTCGGCGTGGCGCGGGTCGACGCCCAGCCGCAGGTGTGCCTCGATCGATCCGTCGAATTTCGAGGTCGAACTCTTCAGCACGAGCCGCACCGCCTCGTCCGGCGCGTACTGCTCGGTGCGCTCGATGGCCTTGGCCGCTTCCTTGTATTTCTTGCCACGCGCTTGCGGCATCAGGCAGACACCTCGATACCGAGCGATCGCGCAGTCCCCTCGATCATCTTCATCGCGGCGTCCACGTCGTAGGCGTTGAGGTCTTTCAGCTTGAGCTGCGCAATCTCGCGGACCTGCTGCTTGCTGACCTTGCCGACCTTCTCCTTGTTCGGCTTGGCCGAGCCCTTCTCCACACCGGCCGCTTTCTTCAACAGGGCGGCGGCGGGCGGGGTCTTGGTCACGAAGGTGAAGGTGCGGTCCTCGAAGATGGTGATCTCGACCGGGATCACCTGGCCGGCCATCGACGCGGTGCGGTCGTTATAGGTCTTGACGAACTCCATGATGTTGACGCCGTGCGGGCCGAGCGCGGTGCCCACCGGCGGCGCGGGCGTGGCCTTGCCCGCTTCCATCTGGATCTTGACCATCGCCTTGACTTTCTTCTTTGCCATTACTTCAACCGCTCCACCTGGAGGAGGTCCAGTTCGACCGGTGTCTCCCGGCCGAACATGTTCACCAACACCTTGAGCTTGCCCTTGTCGGCGTTGATCTCATCGACCTTGCCGTGGAAGTCCGAGAACGGCCCATCGATGACGCGCACGTTCTCGCCCACCTGGTACTCGACCCGTACCTTGGGCGCTTCCGCCTTGATCTGCTTCTGGATCGACTTGATCTCCTTCTCCTGCAGCGGCACCGGCTTGTTGCCGGAGCCGACGAAACTGGTCACGCCGGGCGTGTTCCGCACCACATACCAGGACTCGTCCGACATGATCATGTTGACCAGGATGTAGCCGGGGAAGGTTCGCTTGGCGACGTGACGCCGCTGGCCGTCTTTGATCTCGATGACGTCTTCGGTGGGGACGAGCACCTCGAAGATCCGATCGTGCATGTCCATCGAGTCGACGCGCTTCATCAGGTTGTTGCGCACCTTCTCTTCGTGACCGGAATAGGCATGGACGACGTACCAGTGCGGCTCGCCTTCAGCGGGGACCGGCTTGGCCTCGCCCGCCGGAACAACCGCGAGCGGCGGCGACGCGGGCGTTTCGGGCGGGGCCGGATGGCCTTCGCCGACCGAGACTCGCTCGCCGGTCCAGACGCGGCCGGCTTCAGCAGCCTCTTTGGGCGCCGGCCGGCGGCCGCGCGGCTTTGCCGGCGCGGGCGCGCCTTGCGCCTCCTGCGTCTTGCCGTTCAACTCTGCCTCAGCCAACTTTTGGGAACTCCAGTTTTACGAGCGTTTGCGTCAACACGTAGTCGATCAGTCCAAGCATCAGGGACACCACTACCACCGTCACGATCACGACAAACGTCATCGTGCGTAGCTCGCCCCAGCTGGGCCAGATCACCTTTCGGAGCTCGCCGAGGATGTCCTCGAAGTTCCGGATGATACCCCGGCGCGGTGCGGGAGTTGTGGTGCGTTGCACTCTATTCGCCCTTGGTTCGGTCGGAACAGCTTTGGCCATGGTAGTTATACCTGAGTCTGGCAGGGGTGGAGCGACTCGAACGCCCGACCCGCGGTTTTGGAGACCGCTGCTCTACCAACTGAGCTACACCCCTGTGCCGGTCGGCGCCAACAGTATAAGAAGGTTGCTGCCACGCTACTTCGTTTCCCGGTGCGCAGTATGCTTCCGGCACCGCGGGCAGAACTTCTTGACCTCGAGCCGGTCGGGGTCGTTCTTCTTGTTCTTGACGGTGGTGTAGTTGCGCTCCTTACAAGTCTGACACTGCAGGGTGATGATCGACGCTAGGGCAGGCATTGAATCTCCAGGGGATGAAAGGGTCCAGACACAAAAAAGACCTAGCAACTGCTAGGCGAATTCAAATCATACCAGACTTTGGGGTGATCGTCAATGACGTCATCGCCTAAGACCGAAGCGGGGGCCCCGCCGGCCCCCGCCCAATATAAGTAAGGTATCGGTCGCTAGTACTGGACGACGACAGTTGTGCCGTTGGGCGCCCAGTTCCATAGCGTGGCCATCGGACTGTAAGGCACATTCACGCAACCGTGGGTGCCGTTATAGAGGTTGGCGCCGGGACCGTACCAAGAGCGCCAGGGGGCGTCGTGGATGAAGTACCCGCCTCCGATGAACTCCATGGCCCAGTTGGTCCAGGACGGCGGATACCACCAGGGGCTGCCGTAGGGCCAGGGCGAGATCATCTTGTAGGGCGAATACCGGGCAAAGATCCGATAGACACCCGGCGGGGTGGGCAGCTGGGGGCGGCCCGTCGCGACGAAGGTGGTTAGGACTGCGTTGCCATCCTGGAAGGCCGTGAGCACTTGGCGAGATAGGGAGATCACGATCACCTTGCCGACGCCGGCGTTGTACGAGATTGGGACCTGCTGTTTGAGGTAGATGGCGCTGGCCAGAGACTGCTTCTCCTGATAGAGCTGACCCGCGATCGATTCAAACGTTCCCTGATCGGCGGCTCCCGAAAGCTGCCCGGCCAGATAATTGATCGTGCCCGGGTGGTTGCCGAGCGCCGCGCCGATCGACTGCGCGGAGGCAAGTGTCGAGCGCGTGTCCGCCAGCTGGTTGAAGGCGGCAGTGCGCGAATCGAGCAACCCCTGGACGCCGACTGCCGTCTGCTGGACCTGCGCCAGAATCGGTGCGAAGGCGTCGGCGCTATGCACCGATGCCAGCGCGGTCTTCGCGTCGCTGATCTGCGTATTGAAGGGGGCAAGACTGAGCTGCGGGTACTGGGCGGCGTTCGCCACGAGCGAGCTGGCGGATTGGATCGCCGCGTCCAC
This genomic window from Candidatus Dormiibacterota bacterium contains:
- the secE gene encoding preprotein translocase subunit SecE; its protein translation is MQRTTTPAPRRGIIRNFEDILGELRKVIWPSWGELRTMTFVVIVTVVVVSLMLGLIDYVLTQTLVKLEFPKVG
- the rpmG gene encoding 50S ribosomal protein L33, producing MPALASIITLQCQTCKERNYTTVKNKKNDPDRLEVKKFCPRCRKHTAHRETK
- a CDS encoding L,D-transpeptidase, which translates into the protein MRGLRRLVFVLVVGGLLAAVPLSAVASENILATNVQRAEVGFNQALADAIRRGLDTGAVDTLTWRFTQVQATKASSWWQLPITDHRKLDALNQLDADLHALYEKQVAETRDALDRQLHRWNAMLAEAQSAGVSVDGLDANSARFSKVGAEATTPNQLLALASVLSQQYWILDGRLAAFRTASAQVDAAIQSASSLVANAAQYPQLSLAPFNTQISDAKTALASVHSADAFAPILAQVQQTAVGVQGLLDSRTAAFNQLADTRSTLASAQSIGAALGNHPGTINYLAGQLSGAADQGTFESIAGQLYQEKQSLASAIYLKQQVPISYNAGVGKVIVISLSRQVLTAFQDGNAVLTTFVATGRPQLPTPPGVYRIFARYSPYKMISPWPYGSPWWYPPSWTNWAMEFIGGGYFIHDAPWRSWYGPGANLYNGTHGCVNVPYSPMATLWNWAPNGTTVVVQY